The sequence TCGAGCCTTACACCGGCCGAGTAAGACCATTTTCCTTTTTCACCGGAAAGCAACCCATAGGCGGAATGGATCTGCCGAGTAAGGTTCACATTGCTGGAAAAGTCAGGAACAAGTTCCCATATCCCCGTTTCAGTGTTTTTTCTTTCATAGACAAAGTCACCGGTATGGTTTAGGTTTCTAAATTGGTATCCCGTCTCAAACGTTCCGATTTTCCAAGGAGCAGCCGTATAGTCCGTTTGGAAGCGTATGCCATGCAGTGGATTATCGTTGGTGTTATACTCATCTTGATAAACTACATCTATGTCTGGATAGCCTAGGTTTCGATTGGTAGTCGGCCCACCGAGCATGGTATATTCATATAAGAAAGAAGAACTTAATTTGGAGGCATTGGTAAAGGTGTGTTCGTAATCAAAACTTCCGATTACGAAGTCACTCCGTCTGATTCGCAGGTTTTCATTGTAATACTGCATTTGGTAAATTTCCTCATCATCTACCACTGCGTGATTGTCATAATAAATGATATCTGCTGTTCGATCTTTGCTTCTTTTACCGGCATATAGCCCCAAGCTGAACAGGTCCTGTTTGGAAGGGGTATACCCAAGGGTCAACCTCCCCGAATACATTTCCTCGTCAAAACTCCGCTCCCCATCGGAAGGGAAATAGGTGGTCGTATCGCCGCTAATGGTGTAAACGTTACCCTCTCTACGACCAGCAAGGTCATTCCGGAGGTAACTGCCTCCTACAGACAGGTCCCAATCTCCTTGTCGGTGGTTGATGGTAAAATCAGCACCATACCTTTTGGGGTTTACTTTGTTGTCATAGGATTGGATGCTAGGTAGTCCGATTTTAGTGTTGATTTGAACAAAGGTGCCGTCTTCAATGGGCTTAGAAGTGATGATATTTATCATTCCGGCTTTTCCTTCCGGATCGTATTTGGCAGAAGGGGCAGTGACCACTTCGATATTTTTGATACTGTTGGCTGGGATTTGGCTTAGAAATACACTAGGATCTGTTTGGATGGGTTTGTCGTTGACCATTATCACAAACCCTGTAGTGCCCCTTACGCTGATTTGTCCACTGGCGTCCATGCTGAGCCCAGGAAGGTTGCGAAGCAGGTCTGTGGCCGTTCCCCCTTTACTGGCTTCAAAGCTACTAGCCTCAAATACCTGCCGATCGATCTTGTGCATGGTCGTATAGCGATCGCCACTCACTTCTACTTGGCTCATCAACTGTTCATTGGGCGCCAAAGCAATGGGGTCCAACTGCTTTACTTGAGATTTTTGGACTGAAATGGATGGCGTGTGAATGGTAAGGTACCCCAAGAAACTGACGGTCAGATAATAGGTGCCCCTGTCCAGTTCCATCAATTCATAATTTCCATTTTCATCGGTCACAGCTCCTTTGATCAAGGTACTGTCTGGTAGTCCATACAAGGCAATATTGGCATATTCCAATGGTGTTTTCTGGGATTGGTCAATGACAGTGCCTTTTAGCCCTGTTTGGGACATGGCGGGGGCCAAAACACATGAAAATATTATAGTGATTATAGCTTTGTTCATGAAATGGTGTTTTACTGCAAAACAACTTTATCCTAGGTAAATTTTACGGTAAATATGATCCGATTATGGTGAAATCATCCTATTGCCCTAGCCCGATATTCTAAAGGGGTAAGTGTGGTTTGTGCTTTGAAAAATTTTACAAAATTGGACGAATCCGTAAAGTTAAGTTCAAATGCAATTTCCGATACCGTACTATCTGTATGGGTTAAGAGGTTCTTTGCTTCAATAAGCATCCTTTCTCTGATCACCTCTCTTGCAGTAGCATTGACGGAAGTTTTACAGATTTTATTCAGTTTTTTGACAGATAAGTTCATCATTTCCGCGTAGCGCTCTACGTGCTTGACCTCCCTAAAATGCTCATTTAGGACTTGTTTAAAATTGGTAAATTCACGGGTAAAGGAAGTGTAATTGTTTCGGCTCATTTTGGCCAAAGCACTGCTTTTGATGATCACTAAATTCAAATAAGCGGTTAAAAAATCCAAGTCGCTACCAGCTTTATATGTTTTAAAAAAGATGTCCAAAATCTTGAAAATGCCATTATCGCCCGAGAGGTCAAAATAATTTGGGAAATCAAAGAGACAGTTTTGGGATTTCGGGTACTGAACAAGAATTTCTTCCTTAAAAAGAATCACATACCCATCTGGGATTTTCGAAAAGTCCCAACAGTGTACTTGGCCTGGCCCAAGGTAAAACCCTGATGGTGGGATAACGTCAAAAGTTTCATCACCAATGGTATGCTTACCAGATCCTTTTGACAAAAAAATCAATTCATGATATCCCGCATGTTTGTGTGGCTTGGTAGGTTTGATGACCTGTTTCATCCGCGAAACTTTCAGGACAAGTTCGTCCTCAAGTTTTTTCTTTAATCCAATTTTCATGTATAGGGTAATGATTTGTCAGCAAAATTAGGATGAATTATATTTTGCCAAATCATTCTTTTACGAATGGTACCAAACAGGTAATCGAAAGCACTATAATATTGAGGATAGGGGATTGTTTGATGAAAATTATCCAAATTGCCATTAATTCCTAAAAGTCTTCTTCTCTAAACCACTGGTAGTAATCATTTATTTCTTCCGTACCAAGTGTCTTATGTACCAAAATCATATTTCTGAACTTAAGGGGTTGACCTTTGGAAATGGTGATCGGATCTTTGCCAGGGAAGGCCATGTTTTGCATGCTGTTGGCACTTCGAAGGATCCAGCCTTGGTAGGAGGGAAGGTGTTCAGGTGCTCCCATGATGGTGATGGTGGATGGACTGTTGTGACCAAACTTTCCCTCTACACTCATCCAAGGTCCCGCGTGTACGGGAAGGTTTTGTGGAATGATTTCTTTTCCTTCGGATCGAAACATCACTTCTTTGGGAAGCTTGATTCTGGGGGAAAAACCTCCATAGCCTTTGGCATCTTCCGAGCCTCCCAATTCCAAACCATTCACCAGTGCCGTCATGGTGATATCGAAAGTCAGCGCATAAGCATTCGTTTCGAGTCGGTGAAAGGTGATCGTTACTTGTTCTTCCAAGACAGCACGGTTTTGTAAGCTGTCAGCCAGCCACTCTACAGTTGCCTGTATGGTCGCTTGGTTATTTTGGACGGTAGTTTCGGTGTTTTTTACCTTCCATGAAATGCCTTCACAAAACCAAGGATCAGCGATGCGCTTACCATTTACATATAGTTGGTGCCAAGTCCAAAAGATTCCGCGGTGGTGGAAGTGGTCCTCGGGAAAGTCTTCTGTCAGTACTTCCCCTTCCAAGCCGTAAAGGGGGTGAACATAGTTTGCCCGAGGATAGTTGCCATCCAGTGATTTTGTGGCAGTTTGATAAAAAAAGCGTGCCTGCCCCTTCTCTTTAAGCAGGATCCCTTCATCAGATTTTTCGAAGGCCAATTGCTGCGCATTACTGCAAGCGCAAAAGCAAAGCAAGAGTGGAAAGAGGTGGGCAAGAATATAGGTTTTCATGATTTGGGTAAAAGGCTGATAGATCAATTCGTTTTAAAAATAAAAGCAGCAAACCGGATAAACCAATTTGCTGCCCAATAAATCCAAGATTGGATCTGATTATTTTCTGCCAATGGCCTTTTTGGCGGCTTTGACGATGTTATTGGCATCAAGTCCATATTTGTCCAACAGCTCCATCGGTTTTCCTGATTCTCCAAAGGAATCGTCTACTCCAATGAATTCCTGAGGAGCAGGACTGTTTCTTACCAACGTCTGGGCCACGCTGTCTCCAAGGCCACCATTATACTGGTGCTCTTCGGCTGTGACACAGCAGCCTGTCTTGGCTACTGATTCCAAGATCGCTTCTGTGTCCAAAGGCTTGATCGTGTGGATGTTGATGACTTCCGCGCTGATGCCTTCTTCTCTTAGCTTTGCTTCTGCTACTACTGCTTCCCATACCAAGTGGCCAGTGGCAAAAATGGTCACGTCTTTACCTTCGATCATTTTCCAGGCTTTGCCGATTTCGAATTTCTGACCAGCTGGTGTGAAGATCGGCCACTTTGGACGGCCAAACCTAAGGTAAACAGGGCCATGGTAATCTGCAATGGCCATGGTAGCTGCTTTCGTTTGGTTATAATCACAAGGATTGATAACGGTCATGTTTGGCAGCATTTTCATCATGCCCAGATCTTCCAGAATCTGGTGTGTCGCCCCATCTTCCCCAAGGGTCAATCCTGCGTGGGAAGCACAGATTTTTACATTTTTCTCGGAATAGGCGATGGACTGACGGATTTGGTCATATACACGGCCTGTAGAGAAATTGGCAAAAGTACCGGTGAAAGGGATTTTGCCGTTGATGCTCATCCCGGCAGCAAGTCCCATCATATTGGCTTCAGCAATGCCTACTTGAAAGAACCTTTCCGGAAACTCTTTCTGGAAAGCGCCCATTTTCAAAGACCCAATGAGGTCAGCGCAAAGCCCTACCACATTGGGATTCTTACGTCCTGCTTCCAACAGCCCGTCCCCGAAACCGGAGCGGGTGTCGCTTTTTTCTGTATAGGTGAATTTTGTATCTAAAGTCTTTTCCATGATTGTTCAGTTGTTGAATTGTTGGACTGTTTGATTGTCAAATGGGGTTTGCGTCCCATTTGTGGGTAGTTAATAATCCCCAAGGGTTTCTTCCAGCTGCCCCAGTGCATCTGCCAATTGCTCGTCATTTGGCGCAATTCCGTGCCATTTGTGGGTGCCAACCATAAAGTCTACCCCGTAGCCCATTTCTGTGTGCAGCAAGTTGAGCACTGGCTTGCCCTTGCCCAACAGGGTACGGGCATATTCCAAGCTGGAGACAACAGACTCCATATCATTTCCTTTCAAGGTGTCGATGACTTCCCATCCAAAGGCTTCCCATTTAGCTTTGAGGTCGTTAAGGTTCATGACAGCATCCGTGGGGCCGTCGATTTGCTGACCGTTATAGTCAATGGTAGCGATCAAGTTGTCCACTTTGTGATGGGGAGCGTACATGGCAGCTTCCCAGATTTGACCTTCCTGCTGCTCACCGTCACCCATCAGGGCGTAGACGATTCCGTCATCACCGTCTATTTTTTTGGCTTGGGCTGCTCCAATGGCTACTGATAAGCCTTGACCCAATGACCCTGATGCTATGCGAATGCCCGGAAGGCCTTCTTCTACTGCTGGGTGCCCTTGAAGACGGCTATCGATCTTTCTGAAAGTCTTCAGCTCTTCGATGTTAAAATAACCGCTTCTGGCCAGCACGCTGTACCATACAGGGGAAATATGTCCATTGGAAAGAAAAAATAGGTCTTCTCCTTTTCCTTCCATTGAAAATTCATTGTTGTGCTTCAATTGGTTAAAGTACAAGGCCACAAAGAATTCAGTACATCCTAGTGATGCTCCTGGGTGTCCCGACTGCACATCGTGCACCATGCGCACAATGTCTCGTCTCACCTGTGAGGCGGTCTTTTTAAGTTGTTCGGTTGATAGTTTTTCCATTTTAAAGGAATTATTTAAGTATTTGATTTGAATGTTCTTTGGTTTTTACTTTCTCGATGATTTCGGCAATCTTACCTTCTTCATCGATAACGAAAGTGGTACGAACAGTGCCCATATAAGTCCTGCCGTAATTTTTCTTTTCCCTCCAGGTGTTGTATAATTCATGTACGGCCTTGTCCTCGTCGGCGATCAACGGGAAGGGAAGTTCGTGCTTTTCAATAAACTTTTTATGGGATTTTTCGGAATCTGTACTGATGCCAAGTACCACGTATCCTGCATCCAAAAGCGCATCGTAATGATCTCTTAGGTCACAGGCTTGCGCGGTGCATCCAGGAGTGTTGTCCTTTGGATAAAAATAAAGCACCACCTTTTTACCTTTATAATCAGACAGTTTTATCGTGTTACCATCTTGGTCTTTTGCCTCAAAATCAGGCGCTTTGTTTCCTATTTCAAGTGACATAAATTAGTGTTTTATAGGTTTAAGTGTTTTTTTGACATTTAAAGTTCTGAAATATTTTCCAAAAACCTAAAGTTTCCGGCTAAAAACTGCATCGTTACCTGCATTATCTGTGACTTTTAGCTCAAACTGGCCTTTGAAAGGGGTGTTGTCCTGCTTCTGCGTCCAAATTACACCATTTTTGTGTTCAAACCTCAATATTACCCATTTTCCGTTAATCCTGGCTTCAAAACGATTGATACCCGAGAGATTGTCTCGGATAGAAAACCGTAATGATGAGGAACTGACGCGGATAGGGCGAATAGTAGGCGGAGTATCATCTTTGACCAATACAAAAGTACCAAAATATTTGGTTTTAAAGTTAATCTTCCCTTCGTTCCACTCTCCTCCTAAGAAACGCTTGTATCCATTTCCGTAAAGTTGGTAAACGTCCACATGATCGATTGGTCCGTCATACCCTGAAACGTCCATACTGACGGAGATCTCGTTGCGTAAATAATCCCCTCGATCATCGTTGATTTTGACCGAAGGTCGATTGTAATAGGTGCTTCTTTCCGTATGGAGAAAAAGGGTCTCTAAGAGGGCATCTTTTGGAAAGTGGATGGCCGTATATCCATCGTTAAAATAGTATTCCTTGTTAAAGGGGATTTTGGCTTGGAGCGCAGGTTTGATCACCTCGGAGCAAATATCCACTGAATCGGGCAGCCCAAAATCCATGTCCCAAATATAGGTCCTGAACCGAGGGTCTTCGTAGGACATCATGACATCCATCATCATACCATTGACATAAAACTTGGCCAACTTGTGTCCATCAGTCTTATCGGCCCTAATGATCATCCAGTTTCCCTTATACGCTATGGCCTTTCTACTGGCACTATAACTGCTGACATCATGGGTTTCTTTTTCACCTTTGAAAGTCAACTTTAGGAGGCTTTCATTGCCGAACACATCTTCCAAACGAACCGTAACATCTTTTGTGCTATCAGGCATCACCTGAATGGCTCCGCTGTAGAGGCTATCGGGGGTATAGAAATCAAACTGGTTATAAGGAGTCGTGTAAAGTTTGGTATAGCGGTTTTCGTGCGTATGGGTCAATAAGAACCTGCCTAAGTTAAAATCGATCTTGTCGACATTGACATCAAAAGTCTTCTGGCCTTCTTCGTAGATTTCAAAGTGCGGAAATCCATTGGGGTTGTAAGCACCGTCCAGCTTGTCGTATCCGCTTACTTCAATGCCTACTTTTCCCGTAATGGAAAGGTTGCCGTCCACTACAAACTGATTGTCCCGGTAATTTAGCCGAAGGACTGTGCGTTCGAATTTGCCATTGATCCGGCTTTCAAGTGTAAGGGGTGTAATGGCCACGGCCCTGACGGTGGGCGGAGTGCTGTCTTTTACTTCACTAAAGCCAAACTTTAGCGGATCCAGTGCACGGTCCAGGGAATCCCGGATTTCAAAATGCAGGTGGGGCCCACCTGAACTTCCGGTATTTCCGGAATAGGCAATGATTTCCCCTTTTTTGATGGGCAATGCCATGGAATCGGGATAGATTTCCAAGTCATTTTCCTCTGCTGCTGTCATTTCTTGCCACATGTATTTAGCGATGCGTGCATTGAAATCCTTTAGGTGACCATATAATGTGTATTGGCCGTTGGGGTGCTTGAGGTAAAGGACATTGCCATAGCCATAACTCGATACCTTCATCCGGTAAACATAGCCATCTGCTGCGGCATAGATCGGAAGCCCCTGTCTGCCTTCAGTTTTGATGTCAATGCCACTATGAAAGTGATTGGGGCGGATTTCACTCATGTTGCCCGAGAGGTAATTGCGCTCCCCAGGTTTGATGGGGAATTGATAATACCCCTTGTCAGTTTGGGCAAATAAGGTGCTTTCTGTCCATCCCCAAATGAGCAAGAAAAGGAGAAATTTACTTAATCTCAAAATCCAACAATTTTTGGTCTTCGATAAAGGCTTCAAGGTGGTCACCTGCGGCTACTTTGCCTACCCCCGCAGGCGTTCCAGTAAAGATTAGGTCGCCTTTCTTTAACGTAAAAAATTGGGAAACGTATTCGATGATGACCCCAAAATCAAACAGCATCAGGGAGGTGTTGCCCACCTGCTTTTGCTCTCCGTTGATGTCAAGGTGGAAGTTGATGTCTTTGAAGTCCTTAAAATCACTAACCGGTAAAAACCTGCCGATAGGAGCAGAGCCATTGAAAGCTTTGGCAATTTCCCAAGGGAGTCCTTTTTCCTTGCACTTTTGTTGGACATCCCTTGCCGTAAAATCAATGCCAATCCCAATCTCACCGAAATAGCGATGGGCAAACTCTTTTTTGATAAACTTGCCTTCTTTGTTGATCTTCAAAACCAATTCCACTTCATGGTGAACGTCATGGGAAAATTCTGGCAGGTAAAAAGGCAGGTTGTTTTTGATGATTGCCGTGTCTGGCTTGAGGAAAACTACTGGATTTTCAGGTCTTTCGTTTTCTAATTCCTCGATGTGTTTGGCGTAATTTCGCCCGATGGCTATGATCTTCATGAAAAGATAGTATTGGATTTTTTATGTTTTCACAAAGAAACATGATAAGGGTGGATTAATAAAATGTTTGGATGGGATAATACCAAATATACCTGGAATGTTTCCTTGCGGAATTTAATAGTCTAAAATGGTATTAGCGGAAATTTTTACGGCCAGGGGATATAGGAGTCATCTCCTTTCACCATGGGCCAGTCTTTGGCCTTCCACTTTGCTTTTCCTTCCTCAATAATGGCTTTATCACTGGCCACGAAATTCCATTCTATAAAGCGTTCTTCCGGAAATGCTGGTCCACCGAAAAGGATGATATGGCTATCTTTTTTGATCTTAAGCGCACATTGGTTGTCGATTTTGGAGACCAGTAAATGGTCTTTTTCCACTACCTGATCACAAGCATTGACTTCTCCAGTGACGATGCAGATCCCAATTTCCCCTTCCAAATGCCCGACGATCTCAAGGTCATGGTCTGCGGTGGTTTTGATGTCAATCATAAAAAGGTCAGAATGTACGGGAACTGGAGAGGTACGGCCATAACCCTTGCCGGCCACTAAGGTAAAAGAAGCGCCTTGATCTTGCCATTGCGGAAGGTCTTTGGCATCAATGTGGTGAAACTGTGGCGCCATCAGTTCTTTTTCCTTCGGTAGCGCCACCCAGATTTGATAACCATGAATGGGATAAGTGCCGCCATCCCGCATTGCTGGAGGGGTCCGCTCGGTATGGGTGACCCCGCGGCCGGCTGTCATCCAATTGACGGATCCAGGCGCAATGAGTTGTTTCGTGCCCAAACTGTCCTCGTGAACCATTTCTCCTTCAAGCAAAAAAGTAAGGGTGGACAAGCCGACATGGGGATGCTGGCCAATATCCATATAGTGACCGGGTTTTACGGTAGAAGGCCCCATATGATCAATGAACACAAATGGCCCTACCATTCTTTTTTTTCGAAAGGGCAATAAACGGCCCACTAAAAAGTCACCAATGTCGCGGCTTCTTTCAGGGATAATCAGGTCTGTATTGGACATGTTTGTTTACGTTGGAATTTGGACTATAATTTAGCCAGATTCCACTTAAGTACCAATGGTTGGGGGAAGAGAAAATTTCTTACTGCGTGGAAGAAAAATCGCTTGCCTTTCTGGGCCATTTGTTCCTTTTGTTGTTTCTCTTGACGTGCCTTTGCCTTGGTCAGGTTGTTTAAGGAATATAATTTTAGGGTGAAAGTACCTTGGAAAACTTCTACCTCCGTGATGTCCAATTCCGTGCTTTCTATATCTTGATTACCATAAATGACTCTGATCTCCATGTTTCCAAGTTCTTCGGTTTCTCCCACTGATTGGATCAAAAGCGTTTTGAGTTCTTCTGTATGGGGAAGGTGTCCAGGTGTTTTGTTGTCACTAAGGTAAACCTGAACTGCTTCATTTTTCTTGAAAGCAATTTTGGAAATCGTAAAGCCACCGTCAGTGAATAGTCCAGGGAGGTATTCTACTTTAACGGGCATTTTGGGTGTCAGCTTGAGAAGCTGTATAAAGTCTTTCGCCTGCATAATTTTCTGGTTCTGTTACTTTTAGGTTACGATAATTTTTAACCTGTGGACACAAAGATGCCTAAAAAAGTGTATGATCTAAAATTTAAAAGTTAGAATAATTATACGATTTATGCCTAAATTAATAGTGAAAGGGAAGGTTTGGGCTTTTTGTTCGTGTTAAAGTGTTTTTTGTATAACATAAAGTGGATTATATGGTGATTTTCGAGTTAATAAAATTTAACATTAAAAGTTTAAATATTTAATTGCTAGCGGGTTAGTGAGCTTAATGGTAAGATGATTAAGACTTTTTTGCTTTGTCAATTACGGTACTGGATTTGTGTAGATGATGGAGCAGGACAGGGGGTTATGTTGTGATTTTTGA comes from Echinicola vietnamensis DSM 17526 and encodes:
- a CDS encoding TonB-dependent receptor domain-containing protein, with the protein product MNKAIITIIFSCVLAPAMSQTGLKGTVIDQSQKTPLEYANIALYGLPDSTLIKGAVTDENGNYELMELDRGTYYLTVSFLGYLTIHTPSISVQKSQVKQLDPIALAPNEQLMSQVEVSGDRYTTMHKIDRQVFEASSFEASKGGTATDLLRNLPGLSMDASGQISVRGTTGFVIMVNDKPIQTDPSVFLSQIPANSIKNIEVVTAPSAKYDPEGKAGMINIITSKPIEDGTFVQINTKIGLPSIQSYDNKVNPKRYGADFTINHRQGDWDLSVGGSYLRNDLAGRREGNVYTISGDTTTYFPSDGERSFDEEMYSGRLTLGYTPSKQDLFSLGLYAGKRSKDRTADIIYYDNHAVVDDEEIYQMQYYNENLRIRRSDFVIGSFDYEHTFTNASKLSSSFLYEYTMLGGPTTNRNLGYPDIDVVYQDEYNTNDNPLHGIRFQTDYTAAPWKIGTFETGYQFRNLNHTGDFVYERKNTETGIWELVPDFSSNVNLTRQIHSAYGLLSGEKGKWSYSAGVRLEYMDRELALKDKAGMVDTTYTYDFVKPFPSASLQYHVNEELTLKAAYTKRVQRTTTFKMNPFPEREHSETLEQGDPTLLPEFVDLVELGVIKDFGDHSFYATAYYSDIKNLVNRVNTIYNDTILNRIYSNVGSGTSLGIETGIALAPTSWWKLFAGGNLYKYHIKGAFDDRPVDASTWVYSINANTTFDISSSLNLQWSLNYLSDRVTAQGEDSRFFSPNLTVTKTFLDGRLSTSLQWLNMDMGLLHTNEQRITTWSENEFYTTTNYVYEVDMFMLNISYTFNRIKNKARFIKSEFGDKEF
- a CDS encoding AraC family transcriptional regulator; its protein translation is MKIGLKKKLEDELVLKVSRMKQVIKPTKPHKHAGYHELIFLSKGSGKHTIGDETFDVIPPSGFYLGPGQVHCWDFSKIPDGYVILFKEEILVQYPKSQNCLFDFPNYFDLSGDNGIFKILDIFFKTYKAGSDLDFLTAYLNLVIIKSSALAKMSRNNYTSFTREFTNFKQVLNEHFREVKHVERYAEMMNLSVKKLNKICKTSVNATAREVIRERMLIEAKNLLTHTDSTVSEIAFELNFTDSSNFVKFFKAQTTLTPLEYRARAIG
- a CDS encoding PmoA family protein; its protein translation is MKTYILAHLFPLLLCFCACSNAQQLAFEKSDEGILLKEKGQARFFYQTATKSLDGNYPRANYVHPLYGLEGEVLTEDFPEDHFHHRGIFWTWHQLYVNGKRIADPWFCEGISWKVKNTETTVQNNQATIQATVEWLADSLQNRAVLEEQVTITFHRLETNAYALTFDITMTALVNGLELGGSEDAKGYGGFSPRIKLPKEVMFRSEGKEIIPQNLPVHAGPWMSVEGKFGHNSPSTITIMGAPEHLPSYQGWILRSANSMQNMAFPGKDPITISKGQPLKFRNMILVHKTLGTEEINDYYQWFREEDF
- a CDS encoding transketolase family protein encodes the protein MEKTLDTKFTYTEKSDTRSGFGDGLLEAGRKNPNVVGLCADLIGSLKMGAFQKEFPERFFQVGIAEANMMGLAAGMSINGKIPFTGTFANFSTGRVYDQIRQSIAYSEKNVKICASHAGLTLGEDGATHQILEDLGMMKMLPNMTVINPCDYNQTKAATMAIADYHGPVYLRFGRPKWPIFTPAGQKFEIGKAWKMIEGKDVTIFATGHLVWEAVVAEAKLREEGISAEVINIHTIKPLDTEAILESVAKTGCCVTAEEHQYNGGLGDSVAQTLVRNSPAPQEFIGVDDSFGESGKPMELLDKYGLDANNIVKAAKKAIGRK
- a CDS encoding transketolase; translation: MEKLSTEQLKKTASQVRRDIVRMVHDVQSGHPGASLGCTEFFVALYFNQLKHNNEFSMEGKGEDLFFLSNGHISPVWYSVLARSGYFNIEELKTFRKIDSRLQGHPAVEEGLPGIRIASGSLGQGLSVAIGAAQAKKIDGDDGIVYALMGDGEQQEGQIWEAAMYAPHHKVDNLIATIDYNGQQIDGPTDAVMNLNDLKAKWEAFGWEVIDTLKGNDMESVVSSLEYARTLLGKGKPVLNLLHTEMGYGVDFMVGTHKWHGIAPNDEQLADALGQLEETLGDY
- the bcp gene encoding thioredoxin-dependent thiol peroxidase translates to MSLEIGNKAPDFEAKDQDGNTIKLSDYKGKKVVLYFYPKDNTPGCTAQACDLRDHYDALLDAGYVVLGISTDSEKSHKKFIEKHELPFPLIADEDKAVHELYNTWREKKNYGRTYMGTVRTTFVIDEEGKIAEIIEKVKTKEHSNQILK
- a CDS encoding M23 family metallopeptidase codes for the protein MRLSKFLLFLLIWGWTESTLFAQTDKGYYQFPIKPGERNYLSGNMSEIRPNHFHSGIDIKTEGRQGLPIYAAADGYVYRMKVSSYGYGNVLYLKHPNGQYTLYGHLKDFNARIAKYMWQEMTAAEENDLEIYPDSMALPIKKGEIIAYSGNTGSSGGPHLHFEIRDSLDRALDPLKFGFSEVKDSTPPTVRAVAITPLTLESRINGKFERTVLRLNYRDNQFVVDGNLSITGKVGIEVSGYDKLDGAYNPNGFPHFEIYEEGQKTFDVNVDKIDFNLGRFLLTHTHENRYTKLYTTPYNQFDFYTPDSLYSGAIQVMPDSTKDVTVRLEDVFGNESLLKLTFKGEKETHDVSSYSASRKAIAYKGNWMIIRADKTDGHKLAKFYVNGMMMDVMMSYEDPRFRTYIWDMDFGLPDSVDICSEVIKPALQAKIPFNKEYYFNDGYTAIHFPKDALLETLFLHTERSTYYNRPSVKINDDRGDYLRNEISVSMDVSGYDGPIDHVDVYQLYGNGYKRFLGGEWNEGKINFKTKYFGTFVLVKDDTPPTIRPIRVSSSSLRFSIRDNLSGINRFEARINGKWVILRFEHKNGVIWTQKQDNTPFKGQFELKVTDNAGNDAVFSRKL
- a CDS encoding fumarylacetoacetate hydrolase family protein, with product MKIIAIGRNYAKHIEELENERPENPVVFLKPDTAIIKNNLPFYLPEFSHDVHHEVELVLKINKEGKFIKKEFAHRYFGEIGIGIDFTARDVQQKCKEKGLPWEIAKAFNGSAPIGRFLPVSDFKDFKDINFHLDINGEQKQVGNTSLMLFDFGVIIEYVSQFFTLKKGDLIFTGTPAGVGKVAAGDHLEAFIEDQKLLDFEIK
- a CDS encoding pirin family protein, which gives rise to MSNTDLIIPERSRDIGDFLVGRLLPFRKKRMVGPFVFIDHMGPSTVKPGHYMDIGQHPHVGLSTLTFLLEGEMVHEDSLGTKQLIAPGSVNWMTAGRGVTHTERTPPAMRDGGTYPIHGYQIWVALPKEKELMAPQFHHIDAKDLPQWQDQGASFTLVAGKGYGRTSPVPVHSDLFMIDIKTTADHDLEIVGHLEGEIGICIVTGEVNACDQVVEKDHLLVSKIDNQCALKIKKDSHIILFGGPAFPEERFIEWNFVASDKAIIEEGKAKWKAKDWPMVKGDDSYIPWP